In Sporosarcina psychrophila, a genomic segment contains:
- a CDS encoding S-layer homology domain-containing protein: MANQPSKYSKFLVGAASAALVASAVAPVASAADFKDTKGNTHEEAINALSDAGVIKGYSDGTFLPNKTLTRSDVVKMMGKWLVTEGHSIPADARTNPRFTDLSTKSNAELLDYAAVVKDAGVFIGSNGKLLAVDNITRENMALVLVRAFDTVEKIDLATYVAGQDFKRDVKDLTSAKSEARAAIDVLDFFDITNPTVASFNPKGNTTRGHFATFLHKTINADFSKVAGEAAEGVASVKAVNATTVEVAFKEAVSDVNALKYTIEGLTVSNAAVKQTDNKTVILTTSAQEGGKEYTLKAGESTLGKFTGLSEVVPTKITTDTTSLQGIVGKEVTLKADINVKQAGVPVTFNVKADDKLNKDQVVEAVTNAEGIATYSYTQYAAGNDDVAVYPTGAPSVRSHAKVYWGVDSILTIVADDKKGEEINNGENKVYKVTYKDATTGKAVANQKLHVTFAENVDTTIDKITHATANGKNPYQLENGKTEVVTVTTNSKGEATLTVSGLNTKATPVVFLDDSASNRVSGNERLEATELQAKAAQLVIGAVQSSYAIEVARDGGEEAATGLDNGRKYKVTVKTKDGKVAANETVNVSFNEVLDRNMNTNTSAVFTKDAASLGQQISVKLNAKGEGSFTIATATANVKEYATPVVWIDINSSNAKTGTLDEGEPSKVADITYFAEAKLTDGNLKAYDSAATNAKEVEEEDKFAGDKTAFFKFTAANQSGKAMSLPTGYDRIEASFTVFNTGSNDVKVYDQKGNFVDIVSPNRSLTVTVNEENNVVPMISVESDNKTTDVRVEARGTAIPENYRNNNNNNNNRLQTINLGSHTAKASFVSTKEVGVTHTGLVTGIDTVDKEIQFEGKDYVSYKGASFKNYYGNTIDQAAFEKTIKDALLEGKTHKVTLNKDGDKITVSILSETAVTAPAIVVNQRDVTAVVDSVEVSTDAQAPGQTIALTPGTNGVAVAWESNSSLLTIANGTATVGEVTQETNVTLTAKFSKGTGADKVEVTKNYTVKLVPTPEVVVTKGQLLGKIEAAKLLAEDVKYTAASRNALSAAILEARAVYDNNSATQTEIKAAVAELEKATTALVLVPAADTTAPKVTTGKYTLNSVNYDLIANGYTVAVPATADNELSALEITIEEDSVIKVTGTSDIASVNVNSILEGEGLSTLTPENGVATLNLEKVADLLSYADFSAYAVGTEKHITLTLTDAAGNAETVVITLKVTAPAAN; this comes from the coding sequence ATGGCTAACCAACCATCTAAGTACAGCAAATTTTTAGTAGGGGCTGCATCAGCAGCACTAGTAGCATCCGCAGTAGCACCAGTAGCAAGCGCGGCAGATTTTAAAGATACGAAAGGTAACACGCACGAAGAAGCTATCAACGCTCTTTCTGATGCAGGCGTTATCAAAGGCTATTCAGACGGTACATTCCTACCAAACAAAACGTTGACTCGTTCTGACGTTGTTAAAATGATGGGTAAATGGCTTGTAACTGAAGGACATTCAATTCCTGCAGATGCAAGAACTAACCCACGCTTCACTGACTTGTCAACAAAGTCTAACGCAGAACTTCTTGACTATGCTGCAGTTGTTAAAGACGCAGGTGTATTCATCGGATCTAACGGTAAACTTCTAGCAGTTGACAACATCACTCGTGAAAACATGGCACTAGTGCTTGTTCGCGCATTTGATACTGTTGAAAAAATCGACTTGGCTACATACGTAGCTGGACAAGATTTCAAGCGTGATGTAAAAGATCTTACATCTGCAAAATCTGAAGCACGTGCTGCTATCGACGTTCTTGATTTCTTCGACATCACGAACCCAACAGTTGCTAGCTTCAATCCAAAAGGCAACACAACTCGTGGACACTTTGCTACATTCCTACACAAAACAATTAACGCAGACTTCTCTAAAGTAGCTGGCGAAGCAGCAGAAGGCGTTGCATCAGTTAAGGCTGTTAACGCTACTACTGTTGAAGTAGCTTTCAAAGAAGCAGTTTCAGATGTTAACGCTCTTAAATACACTATCGAAGGTCTAACAGTTTCTAACGCAGCTGTTAAACAAACAGATAACAAAACTGTTATTCTTACAACTTCTGCTCAAGAAGGCGGAAAAGAATACACACTTAAAGCTGGCGAATCTACGCTAGGTAAATTTACTGGTCTTTCTGAAGTAGTTCCAACTAAAATCACAACAGATACTACTTCACTTCAAGGTATTGTTGGTAAAGAAGTAACATTGAAAGCTGACATCAACGTGAAACAAGCAGGCGTTCCTGTAACTTTCAACGTTAAAGCTGACGATAAGTTGAACAAAGACCAAGTAGTAGAAGCAGTTACTAATGCCGAAGGTATTGCTACTTACTCTTATACTCAATATGCTGCAGGTAATGACGATGTTGCTGTTTACCCTACAGGTGCACCATCTGTACGTAGCCATGCAAAAGTATACTGGGGTGTTGACTCAATCCTAACAATCGTTGCTGACGATAAAAAAGGTGAAGAAATCAACAACGGCGAAAACAAAGTTTACAAAGTAACTTACAAAGATGCAACAACTGGTAAAGCAGTAGCTAACCAAAAATTGCATGTAACATTTGCTGAAAACGTTGATACAACGATTGACAAAATTACACATGCTACTGCTAACGGGAAAAATCCTTATCAGTTAGAAAATGGTAAAACAGAAGTTGTAACTGTAACAACAAACAGCAAAGGTGAAGCTACTCTAACTGTTTCAGGATTGAATACGAAAGCAACTCCGGTTGTATTCCTAGACGATTCAGCAAGCAACAGAGTTTCTGGTAACGAACGTCTAGAAGCTACTGAATTACAAGCTAAAGCTGCACAATTGGTAATCGGTGCAGTTCAATCTTCATACGCAATCGAAGTAGCTCGTGATGGCGGAGAAGAAGCTGCAACTGGTTTAGATAATGGTCGTAAATACAAAGTTACAGTTAAGACAAAAGACGGTAAAGTTGCGGCTAACGAAACTGTTAACGTATCGTTCAATGAAGTTCTTGACAGAAATATGAATACAAATACTTCTGCAGTCTTTACTAAAGATGCTGCAAGCCTTGGACAACAAATTTCTGTTAAGCTAAATGCAAAAGGTGAAGGATCATTTACAATCGCTACAGCAACAGCTAACGTAAAAGAGTATGCTACTCCAGTTGTTTGGATTGACATCAATTCTAGCAACGCTAAAACAGGAACGCTTGACGAAGGTGAACCTTCTAAAGTTGCTGACATCACATACTTTGCTGAAGCGAAGCTTACAGATGGTAACCTAAAAGCATATGACTCTGCTGCTACTAATGCTAAAGAAGTTGAAGAAGAAGATAAATTCGCAGGTGATAAAACTGCATTCTTCAAATTTACTGCTGCTAACCAAAGCGGAAAAGCTATGTCACTTCCAACTGGTTATGATCGCATTGAAGCATCATTCACAGTGTTCAACACAGGTAGCAATGATGTAAAAGTTTATGACCAAAAAGGTAACTTCGTTGATATTGTTTCTCCAAACCGTAGTCTTACAGTTACAGTTAACGAAGAAAACAATGTAGTTCCAATGATTAGTGTTGAATCAGATAATAAAACTACTGATGTACGTGTAGAAGCAAGAGGAACTGCGATTCCTGAAAATTACCGTAACAACAACAACAACAACAACAACAGACTACAAACAATTAATCTAGGTAGCCATACAGCTAAAGCATCATTCGTATCTACTAAAGAAGTTGGTGTGACTCATACTGGTCTAGTAACAGGCATTGATACGGTAGATAAAGAAATCCAATTTGAAGGAAAAGACTATGTAAGCTATAAAGGTGCTTCTTTCAAAAACTACTATGGTAACACTATTGATCAAGCTGCATTTGAAAAAACAATCAAAGATGCATTGCTTGAAGGGAAAACACACAAAGTAACACTTAACAAAGATGGTGACAAGATCACTGTTTCTATCCTTTCTGAAACAGCAGTTACAGCACCTGCTATCGTTGTTAATCAACGTGACGTAACAGCAGTAGTTGATTCTGTAGAGGTCTCTACTGACGCTCAAGCACCAGGTCAAACAATTGCATTAACACCTGGAACTAATGGTGTTGCAGTTGCTTGGGAATCAAACAGCAGTCTTCTTACTATTGCTAATGGAACTGCTACAGTAGGTGAGGTTACGCAAGAAACGAACGTAACATTGACTGCTAAATTCTCTAAAGGTACTGGAGCAGATAAAGTTGAAGTTACTAAGAACTATACAGTGAAATTAGTACCAACTCCTGAAGTAGTAGTAACTAAAGGTCAGCTTCTAGGTAAAATTGAAGCTGCTAAACTTCTTGCAGAAGACGTGAAATACACTGCAGCAAGCAGAAACGCTCTATCAGCTGCAATTCTTGAAGCTCGCGCTGTATATGACAATAACTCTGCAACACAAACGGAAATAAAAGCTGCTGTTGCTGAGCTAGAAAAAGCAACTACAGCACTTGTATTAGTGCCAGCTGCTGACACTACTGCTCCAAAAGTTACAACTGGAAAATATACACTAAATTCTGTGAACTATGATCTGATTGCAAATGGTTATACTGTAGCAGTACCAGCAACAGCTGATAATGAATTGTCAGCACTTGAAATCACAATTGAAGAAGATAGTGTCATTAAAGTCACTGGAACTTCTGACATTGCGTCAGTGAATGTTAATTCAATTCTAGAGGGTGAAGGTCTTTCAACACTAACTCCAGAAAACGGAGTTGCTACTCTGAACCTGGAAAAAGTGGCAGATCTACTTTCTTACGCTGATTTCTCGGCATATGCAGTAGGAACTGAAAAACACATAACTCTAACACTTACTGATGCAGCAGGTAATGCTGAAACTGTAGTGATCACTCTTAAAGTTACAGCTCCAGCTGCTAACTAA